tAACACTTAATTTAACACTCTTTTTCGTTAAGGTAAAAGATAACTTTTATCAAgtgttaaatgataaaatttagttaacatAGTATCTTTGTTTGGTGCTTAAATActtgattttacttttttttaccaTAATCCTTCTCATTATAGataatttctttcatatataaattttcaaataaaatgcTAAATTTCATGGGAAAAACAAATCAAGTAGCAAAAGGAACAATTTAGAAAAATGAGAAAGGACAAGAATTTTTCATTTAGATCAAGCCATTTGTTCAAGGGGAAAGGCATTGAAGTGATGCATTTTTTGCTTAAGCaaaaatcaccaaaaaaaaaatacatctttTGACCTCAATTTCACTCAAGCGACGAATGTTTCACTTAAGTGAATACAAGAAACAAAGGATGGATCTCTCCACCTTAACTTTGCTTAAGCAAAGGTATTCTTATTTAAGCAAAAACACCTTTTTCATCTTTNNNNNNNNNNNNNNNNNNNNNNNNNNNNNNNNNNNNNNNNNNNNNNNNNNNNNNNNNNNNNNNNNNNNNNNNNNNNNNNNNNNNNNNNNNNNNNNNNNNNNNNNNNNNNNNNNNNNNNNNNNNNNNNNNNNNNNNNNNNNNNNNNNNNNNNNNNNNNNNNNNNNNNNNNNNNNNNNNNNNNNNNNNNNNNNNNNNNNNNNNNNNNNNNNNNNNNNNNNNNNNNNNNNNNNNNNNNNNNNNNNNNNNNNNNNNNNNNNNNNNNNNNNNNNNNNNNNNNNNNNNNNNNNNNNNNNNNNNNNNNNNNNGGATTTTATTATGGTGATTTAAGGAAACAAATGTTATAGTTAATTCTTTAGGTTTTCTAGATTCAATAAATTGATCTATACATATTCTAgaacttacaaaaaaaatatatatatatatatatatatatatatatatatatatatatacatgcacACACAAAGAGAGAGAGATGGGTTTGATTCATATAGCTCAACTTGGATATGCGTTGTCTCACCTTAACATCTAACTTAACTTGAGTCATCTTGAACCTCAACTGACATAACTTGACCTCACCCATGTCAACTTGGTTTCACTTGGGCTTGACCTAACTTCACTTGACCTTGTGTATAGGTTGACTCGGATTAACCTAGGCAAGTGTTGACTTAGCTCGACCTTGGGTTTGTGATGACTTAAGTAAACCCTCAAATAGTACAAGCTCAGATCAAATTTAAGCTTAAATCGACTTATCTCGAACTTTGACCCGGGTTAACTCATCTTAACCTTCAACCTAGATAGACTCGACTCAACCTTTAATTGAGGTCAACTTGTCTCGACCTTCAATCAGGATTGACTCGTCATAGCCTTCAACCTAGGCCAACCTGTCTGACCTCTTGCTTAGACTGATCTCTAACTCGAGACAACTCGACTTGACCTTCGATCGGGGTCCACTTGGTTAGGTTTTCAGGTAAGGATGACTTGGCTCCACCCTCGGTTCGAGATAACTCAGCTCGACTTTCAATTCATGCCAACTAGTATTGATTTTTCAACTCAAGTTGATTGGGTGACCATTTGGCTCAGGTTGACTCAGCTCAACCTTCGATATAGGTAGACTCGACTCTACCTAGGTCGATTTGACTAAACCTTCTTCTTGGAATGTCACAACTTAACCTTTGATCCATGCAAACTCGATTCTTCTTAAGATGATTTGGTTCAACCTTCATCTTAGACTGACTCAATTAACCTTCAATCCCAAACTAATGCTACTTTACCTTGATTTAGACTGATTTAATACCTTAATTTAGATTGATTTAACAACCTAATTTTCAACCACCTTAGCTTAACTTTAGATGCACCTTGTtctgaattttcaaaatctaaaaaatatttgaactaaatttgatccaaattaaataaattaaatttaaaatttaaacatatgaatttgaatttaacattgttcattttaataaacttacaataatataaatttagattatTGCACAAAACTGCAAAATCTCCTGTATGCATCAACATTAATAAAAACTGATAATGACAAATCTTGTCTATCAATTTTAGATTTCATCCACCCAAATAGCTTTAGAATCGTCACAAAGAAttacaggaaaaaaaaacatttgagaaaGAAACAACAGTCACTAATTCACTAGGAAATACAGTTCTTTCAATGACATTCTTCAAGGTCACCTGTATTCGCACTCTTACTCACTATAGTTTCGCTTAACTAAGTGGAATTTCATGATGCATTCTCCTGTTACACGCTTTTAAACAAAGGCTTTTGGAGAACCCAACCTTCAATCATAGCTTGAGAATGAAGAGGTTGGTCAGTGGGAAGAAGATGGCCAGCTCCCAAAACGACAACATTGGTGAGAGACTTCCAAGACTGCACATAGCCAGCAAGCTCTCCATTAACCTTCCATATCTTCCTTTCAGCATTAAGAAACTCTTCTATCCCTTCCCATTTCATTGTCTTAACCCAAACCTCTGTTTGGACCACTCCATCCCTCAAATCATACTCACCTTGATAAAGCAACACCCTGCTCTTCCTCACCAAGTATTCCACCATCTGTTTCACACTTTTCATCACATCACCGTGTAATGCCTTCCCAACAACATCACTGCATATCTCATACACAAACGATTCCTTCACCCCCAGTGTCTTCTTCACCTCCGGAATGTTCAAGAACCGTTCAACCAGATCATCCTCGTACGGAGTCTTTCTTGTATAGTCATACAAAGTAGCCAACCCTGTCATGTCCTGCAACCTTCTCAACACCTTGTTTCTCGCATCTGTTGCTTCACTCCAATTCCTCATTTGGATCAACCCAACAGCTTCCAGTTGACCTTTTTCCAACTCATTCTTCTGCCTCTCGTTGATCAATCCAGCATAGTAAGCATTCACAGCATGAGAGAGAACTTGAGTTTCGGGGTCTGTTAACCCATCCCCAATAGCTACACCGGCCAGATTCACTCTTTGGGAAGCATCcaagttttcatttttcttcaatatataGTACCCAATTGCAGGCACATACTTGCCAGCATAGCTTTCTCCAGTAATATAAATAGGGCGATGCTTGAAAAGAGGATCCAGTTGAAGAAAGTTGGTTATAGCAGCAAANAGGTGTTTGGCAACCGCGTTTTGATCTCTTGGGATCTCTTCTGGGGTTGAGGCCACACTGAAGCCAGATCCAATGGGActatcaagaaaaagaaggccaAAAATTCTGTTCCAGGAACCAGGGTTGGGCTGAAGGGTGAGGGATTGGGTGACTCGCCATGGTCCAAGTTCGTACAAGTTGCCAAGCATGGAGGAGCAGCCAGGGCCACCTTGGAGCCAAATGAGAAGTGGGGTTTGGGAGACAGGCAAAGTGGAGTTTTGGGCTTCATAGAAAGCGTAGAAAATTGCAGAAGCAGAAGTAGGATTGATTGGTAGGTAACCATGCCTGCTGGGGAGGGCTTCTTTGGGGAATGAATGGCTTCTTGATTGTGAATCAGACAGGCATAGAAataagcagaagaagaagaggagaagatGGTTTTTGACGATGTGGGACTTGTGGATGGCTGACTCCATTATCTGGTGGCGTATATTTCAATGTGCGAATTGGCAATGTACAAATATTGAAAAGAACGTTGGGTTTGGATACGGACAGAAAACGAAacagaagagaagaagagagagataGATAGTGCCTTCAGGAATAAGGAGGTAGAAGTCGTCGACTTGACTCCATGAGAGTGTGTATACACTGACCGCAATGGCACTACTGTTTTATAGCGCAATCAACGTTTTTAGgattaaatgataaataactttatttttaaaaatcggAATACTTTTGTCCTCTTACTTTATTGAATATCTTAAACTATATATTTGTCCTATGAATTTCTTGTTTaacatattaaagaaaaattttattaaatttccaATCGAAATATATACCCCAGTTGAAGAGAAAAGTTCACATTAAATTTTCCaatgaaaatatatacattatctcttttttttttactctttgaATATAATACATTATACCTGTTcattcaaaaaacaaaattaaaatatgaataattctTATGttgtaattataaataatcatgATGAAACAAAAGCATTAATGTAACCTGATGCTAGAAAGGTTCATTGCAATCTGAAAATATGAGAGGGTAATTATAATGTGTCTTATTATTGCATATGTGAAGAAACTGGTCCAGGGTTTAAAACAATTTGGTGACAAGGCTGACATACTACGTACCGTCATGTTACGagtagaaaatattatttagaaaatatcaaatgaatgtaaaagagtgtcatcatattattattttagtaaaaataagtCCTActcatattttttgtataatgGAATAATTTCtagttatttcttctttttactttattctcTTATTACATGTAGTCGTAACATAAAAGGTGTTATTTCATtgtgttcttaaaaaaaaaaatcaccttaaattttgtattttgatttctaTGATTTTGGTCTATCAATTATGTTGACTTTGTCTTTGTAAAGGAAGAATGTTTCTCCTTCAAATAGTATAAATTGTGGAAATCTTTTAGCTTTTGTTCATTTGGGAAAGAGGAATCCGGAGAGAGTGAATAGATagatttgaatgaatttaagagtgaattaaattgttaaccttatatttaattgtaaaaagtttataaagagtaaaaaattaatattaattattaaaattaattttaatattatacaaattttattttaattgtaatatttttgtataattatttttcttaatccaATTAATCTAtctttaataaacaaaattatctatattaaaattctaaaaattatttattctataCACATATGttttccttatttatttaaaaaataatttaaaatctaatttagttACCTTtcagaatttaaaaattgacgagattttatagtatttttcattCATCATTATGTTCGTAGTTGAAAAAGGGTCAAACATAGACAGtgttagagagagaaagaggtgAAGATGAGAATCTATGTGATGGAGGGGGAAGAAGGAGGAGGCATGAGGTTGAGCAAGCGAATCCCGAACGGAGAAGTTGATTACAAGACTAAATCCGACACCGCCTGGAGCCACTCCTATCTCAACCAGAAGCCATGGCATCCTCTCTCTTATCCCAACCAATGTCGCAAGTGGATCACCGAATAAACCCACGtctagggatgacaaaaaatcCGCACCCACgaatatccgcggataaaattCGCGACGGATAGTTCATACCCGTGAATATTTACTATCCGAAACCTGTagatagcgggtattttaatacccgcttataaacgggtcgggtgcgggtattatactattcGTACCCGCaaatatccgctacccgcaaaaaataaaaagaaaaacttaatttttattttattaagttaaatttaattaaaattaacactaatttatattttacaaggttaaatttaattaaaactgtaCTATAAGAAGTATACCGATtggaattaattgtcatttatggacaattaaccaGTATTAATAGGTCAGgttgtcttactctttacaaaatatacggtattaattattgattattgggtttgattgcctaaacaTATACTACACTAATGGCTAATCAATGGACTTATCTGTCataggctctataaatatacaattgatgtctaggtacaatctttctcttctatcataataaaatttagacctcTTATATCTTGAAcgtcggagtgtcttctgcacgtcaacaacccatcggagtggatgacattctcagaaaggattgaagatcaaa
This genomic stretch from Vigna radiata var. radiata cultivar VC1973A chromosome 7, Vradiata_ver6, whole genome shotgun sequence harbors:
- the LOC106769589 gene encoding serine carboxypeptidase-like 50; the protein is MESAIHKSHIVKNHLLLFFFCLFLCLSDSQSRSHSFPKEALPSRHGYLPINPTSASAIFYAFYEAQNSTLPVSQTPLLIWLQGGPGCSSMLGNLYELGPWRVTQSLTLQPNPGSWNRIFGLLFLDSPIGSGFSVASTPEEIPRDQNAVAKHLFAAITNFLQLDPLFKHRPIYITGESYAGKYVPAIGYYILKKNENLDASQRVNLAGVAIGDGLTDPETQVLSHAVNAYYAGLINERQKNELEKGQLEAVGLIQMRNWSEATDARNKVLRRLQDMTGLATLYDYTRKTPYEDDLVERFLNIPEVKKTLGVKESFVYEICSDVVGKALHGDVMKSVKQMVEYLVRKSRVLLYQGEYDLRDGVVQTEVWVKTMKWEGIEEFLNAERKIWKVNGELAGYVQSWKSLTNVVVLGAGHLLPTDQPLHSQAMIEGWVLQKPLFKSV